The sequence below is a genomic window from Cicer arietinum cultivar CDC Frontier isolate Library 1 chromosome 6, Cicar.CDCFrontier_v2.0, whole genome shotgun sequence.
TGTGACTTTTCTGTAACTATCATTGACAACCCTGATTCTGCATATGGTACAGTAAAATCTACATATTGCAATCTTTCTGCTGGTATCGTCATGtcaccaataacactttcataAGTCTTCGTCATTGTTTAACTACAACCATAGAAGTATCATGGTCAGTAaggcaaaagaaaaagaaaaaacgaataaaattcaaaactatgatattctatattttcatgttttattactATGCTAGTATATGAAACATTAGTATATATCCATATGATCATGGAGTATTTTAAACCAAGAACTAGCttgtataaaattttcaaaggtACTTGTAGGAAACAACACGTTTAAATGATCTTGCAATAATCATGAGTAATGTGACTTCATAATTTATAGATCTAAATCAATTTTAGAAGCTTTATCAATTAGTGAAGTAAGTCTTGCACATACACAAACTTGTTTATACCATTGGATTAATAAGTCCCACCATTAGATCAAATGAGGTCTAATGAGATTTATTGATCTaatggtggaaaataaatttgtgcaTAGTGTAGTACTATCATATTTGTGCACATTATAGAAAGCTTTTGATTTTTGCTTATGGAACCTTTTATGACATGAAAAACAGTTTGACgttcttttatattttgaatataaaatagtttttagataAGTACTTATATTATAAGcttttaattaagttgttttccttataaatactatttttatgaattagaAACTAAATACATGCTTGAGTTGCAAAACTTCTCTAAGCTAAAATCTAATCCAAACTGGTCCCAAAAAGGCATGAAAGTTGTAATTTATTTCTTAGACTAACGAATTTGTCAAAAATTACTCtatacataattaaaattaataacaaatttgtcttAGATGacataatttcattaataaatttgCCATCGAAAAAATGACATTGACGTGAGATTAACGTATATAAGTCACATACAATACCACATCAAAATATCTaacgacaaagtcaacaaaCAATATGAAAGTTGTGTTTCGGTGATCGCCATAGTCACCCATCGCTATCCTCTATCCTCGTACTCCTATAAACGCCAAAGTAGGATTTAGCTTCACTTGCTCATACATTTGGAAAAAGCAAATGGCACTATCAAGGAATATTTGAAGATGAGTTCCAATGGGCCTCAAAATCCTACAGTTATTACGCGTTGCTATCTATACAATTAGTGAATGTTAATAACTTAGTCCTTAGATTAGTTTTCTTGgatttaaatttgaaacttctTTCTTATAATTCATTTGGTGTTATTTAGTTCACCAACCAAACTATTTAACAAGATTGTTAAATCTTTCTATTGAAACTGATTCTAAGGcctattaaatttgatattttcgtCACATTAGTATATCGTATTCATAATATGATGAATTTGGATTGAAAATTCAcccttaaaaaaaaacattgattgACTATTTGATTATAGTATCACCATGCGACTAACTCGATTTGGAGTATCCACGTACAGAGTTGTagtagttaattttttatgatgtaATTGGGGTCTCCATGACTTTTGtcttagttttgttttttttatgcgGCTTTTAGCccttcatttttttaagaagCTTTTAACTCTTcgttaatataaaaataaagtaatatctaattataaattaatatcactattttatactatcaatatatacaaattttgtttttgacttcatcaatatataaatttaaatctctCACTTGGTCACTTTACATCTACAACATGCAATTGAGGATTTGAGGCTCTCCTccctaacaaaatatattttgttagttgAGGCTGATATTGAACTTTACCTACAATATCGAGTACTACTTTTAAAAGAAttgattatttcaatttttaagataatataattacattttttaattgtatctaCTTTTTTCTAAATCCAAAATTAAACATTACTActatataattcaattaattttagtcatttatctttttatttaatattctttttaatggtttatcttttataaatattatattttaattttaattataataacaacaaaaattatatcgTATCACTAAAATATCTTCTAACAATTGTTCATATGTATCtgatataatattatttcaaaaaatatttatttaatttaataataaacgTGTATAATTtcgtaaattttttatattatagtatatataaattaaatagtagATAGACGCataattgtttctttaatttattttattaaatttttgaatagtAATGATGAATTAATTACTAACTAAAAGATCGGGGCATTGAGCACAAATAATTTGGATGCATTTATGATAGCCAAACAGATCTTTGATTAGCTTGTAGTCTAGAAACTAGAgaggaaaaaaaacataattgatGGATGGTGGGTTGGTGTGGTGATACATGATTTCAATTCTTAAAACAATAACAACATCGTTAATTCCCACAAAAACATCTATctccaaattcaaattcaaattcatggaTTCTTCTTTCAACGCCACCATGGGAGGATCTCATCAGAGGCTTCTGTCCTTGGCACAACACCTTCGCCTCTACAAGCCACCACCTTTCCCTGAAGATATTTTGGAGAAGAGCTTTGAAGAGAATGGCGGCAAAGTTGTTTCCCAATTGGGGTTTCCTGAATCAGCCACCACAATTCAAAACCCAGATAAATTTAGACCTAACAAAGCTGCTGTTTTGATTTGTCTCTTTGAAGGTGATGCTGGGGAATTCAGGGTCATTCTCACTAAGCGATCTTCCAAGCTTTCTACTCATTCGGGTCAGTTCAGTTACTTACTCATTTCAAATGTACTTGAATTTTCTATCAATggagtttcaaattcatcttttcttttcatttttagaTCTTACTACTCTGTTTTCCAAAATACATTAGTGGTATTAATTAAAGgtatgtttgaaaataataaataaatacacaaAGTAATTTGAAAGTGAGCTTATATTTAAGGACACATTGTTTTCCCAAAAGGTGCTGGCCATTCACTAAGCTCTTTGAATTAACTTATTTGGGCTTATCATGTTTGAGAGAGTTTAGGAAAACGGATTATGAGGAATCCGTAAACCAAGTTTTTAGCTTATCTCCATAACTCTTTAGGATAGTTGATGCAAATAGCTTaaattgactttattttatattttgttatagaaacACCTTATGCATAAGTTCTTATATGAAAAGTGTTTATGTTGCTATAAGTGCTTAATTGAGCTGTTTATCCACACCGGACAGGAATGAGCTAAGGGTTGTGGTGTGTGTTTTATGCAGGTGAAGTGGCATTGCCTGGTGGGAAAGAGGAGGAAGGGGATAAGGATGACGGTGACACTGCAAAAAGAGAGGCACGGGAGGAAATTGGGTTGGATCCAGAACTAGTCGATGTTGTTACTGTTCTTGAACCATTCTTGTCTAAGGTAACTGTTCAGTTTAACTCTTCACTACCTGAACTGAAGTTATTGTTAGTATTTATAATATCCATGGAAATTGTTAATGTGTAATCGAGTATTTTCCACTTTGTATAATTAGGAGTATTGCTGTAAGTTTTGCACACTTATATGTCTGTGATGGTTGGTTGGTTCATGAAATACCTCTGTGCTGGAAAATGTTGAAATACTTCTGTGATGGTTGGTTCATGATTTATGAGATTCTGTGCTGTGGGAGGAATAAGTGGAAAGTAGACAATGTGTGCTCTCAATCTGAGAAGGTTGGAGATGGAGGGTTATAATTTATGAAATGATAATTTGATAGAACAtactgaaattaaaaaaaaacatcattctTAAATATTACCTGTGAATtacttgtaaattttaaataaactcaaattCACTGTCCACAAAAATGAAGTGCAGCTGAGGTACTGAGGAATGAGGATATTGTTGATAAACCTTATTGTGATTGTTGTCTTGGATACGTATTTTCTCATCAACTGTACATGTCTCTATAAAGTAATGATGTGGCCATCGGGAAATGTATTTGGTTTGAACTAAAGAATAActagttataaattattaacaaagGGTATGTATTTGATTCTTTAGGTCAAATCCATTCCCCAATGGCCAATGGCCACCGCATTACTTTATACAGATGTACAGTTTATGAGACAATTTGCATCCAAAACAACGATCACACCTTTTTGTTTGTCTATTTCTCATTTTCTCTGCATACAACTATGATCATTTCAAAAGGATATTGTTAATAACATTGTAACATACTTCTCATTTCTCTGCATACAACATTGATAATTTGATTCATTTCAAAAGTTGGTCTACTGTCACTAGTTAAAAATTTGTATCAATGGCAATGATGTTTACATTCCATGGTGTTGGATAGTTTGCACACCTTTTTGTACGTCTATTTCTCATCTGCTTCAGATTGAACGTTCACCTATCATTGTTTCTTTTATAGCACCTCCTAAGAGTAGTTCCTGTCATCGGCATACTTCACGATAAGAAAGCGTTCAAACCTGTTCTGAATCCTGCAGAAGTGGAATCATTATTTGACGCGCCTTTGGAAATGTTTCTCAAGGTGCAtgcttaatattatttttatctcgtGTCATCTTTTTTCATATTCATCTTCAAGTTGTCTGATGTCATTGCTTTACTTAGGATGAAAATCGGAGCCAAGAGGAGAGAGAGTGGATGGGAGAGAAGTATTTGATACATTTCTTTGACTATGACGTCGAGCATAAAAAATATCTCATATGGGGATTGACGGCTGGCATTTTGATTAGGGCTGCATCAATTGTGTACCAACGGCCGCCAGCTTTCGTAGAGCAGAATCCCAAATTCAAGGTTCCACAGGCTGTAAGCAAGGATAGTTCAATGACTTGAGTTCAATACCTATTGTATCATATTGTCATCAATATATGTTCTTTTCTTCATtctacaataatattatttgtcaCAAATATAGTGTTCTAGAATATTAAACAGGTTTTCATATTCActaaaagaaaggaaaagggtaCTGTCCAAGTGTCCAGCACTTGGAATTCATATTCCTGCACACCTTATGTTTGAATATCTAATGATATGTAGAATCAAATTCGAATGATATGGGAAACTCCAGACTAATTTTGGgattttttataatgtaaaggtttCATTCCATTATTTGGAAGTGGATGAAATGATAAGGAGATGATACAAAATGAATTTGGATTATTTGGCGATTTGTTATTTAAGTTATTGATGTCTTTCTGTCTTTAaggattttattttgttaaggaaatttatattttattaagttcatgtatatgattttgatttgttaagAATTTTTGGTATCTTTTAGTGATAACCTCTCTTGAGTGTCTTATGTAATTTAGACTTTTGATTGCCATCCTAACAAAGCAAGCATACATTACCGCAACTGCTAAGTTGGTGTTGGAATGTCTAGACTTCAATACAGTAGTTATTTTGCAAGTTTTGAGTTGAATAGATTTGTCTCTCCAATACTTCACCATCATATATGAAGTTGTCGAATTTTTGGTGAAACTTAGTGTGTAGTAACTAATAGAAACGTGCTAAGGATGCATTAGTCGAACTCTATGCGAGTGTTAGGATACATGTTTGTCGCATGTTTCTCGCGCCCTGAGGGACCTTGGACGTGAAAATTCTTAAGCCACAAATAGTAGCTTGTGGATGGCCAATCATTCGACCAAATTAGTATTGGGGAACAAAATTGAGGTGTTGGAGGCACAACCAATTAGATGcgtgtaaaaataatttcattcaaaATACTTTAAGACAATATTAACACTTAACAAAATGCAAACTGCCTTTGCAAAATTAAAGAGTGAACCAAGTTTACTGTTGATTGTCTGGTACTTTTCTAAGGCCTCTCAAGCTCGTGTTTTTCCCCACGAATCTTCATTTTGGTTTTGAAGTACCTGTCTTACACTGACCGGCTACAGATACTGAACAAACTACAGCAAAACCCTGACATGGTGTCAGCATAAAAGGCATGGAATTTCATAATCTTGCTCACGTTCAAACACAATGAAATCCCAATGAAAAGGTGAAATGTATACCATGGCAATATGTTGGATAAACACTGGAGCAGACCCACAATGTTATACAGGATCAACTGAAGACCTCATAAAATTTCTCCATGACAAGTAAACCCGAGTCTATAGACTCCAATGGATCCTTTCGAAGACGGTGTCTCAAGCAGTTAGGAATGACAATAGCGATATCCTCTGCACTTACTTTGTCTCTTCCCTTGAGGGCCGCAAGAGCTTTTGCAGCTCTATTCGTTACGATGTCTCCTCTTAATCCATCCACATTCAACTCTGCACAAACCTTGGAGATTTTTACCTTAAGTTCACGATCCATTGAAACAGAAGAAAGAAAACTCCTTGCTGCGGTAATTTGTTGCTGGAGCTTTGCCTGCTCAGCTTTGTAAGAATCTCGAAACTCCCTTGGATTTTTGTCGAAACGACCTCTCTCCTCCACAATCTTCACCCTTAGCTCAGCATCCCTCACAGTCCCCACTTGAGCATGCATTCCAAACCTATCCAGCAACTGCGGCCTGAGTTCTCCTTCTTCAGGATTTCCCGAACCAATTAGGATGAACCGAGCAGGATGTGCAATAGAAATACCTTCTCTTTCCACTGTATTCCAACCTGATGCTGCAGAATCTAATAAGACATCAACTAAGTGATCGTCCAAGAGATTAACTTCATCCACATATAGAATTCCTCTATTCGCTTTAGCCAGTAGGCCAGGTTCAAATGCTTTCACACCCTCAGTTAGGGCTTTTTCAATATCAATTGTTCCACAAACTCTATCTTCTGTTGCTCCCAATGGTAAATCCACCATGTTAATTTTGGAAAAGACAACCTCAAGTTGCTCTCCTTTTAAAACACGCTCTCTCACTTCAATACCCATGAATTCTGGATCTTCTGGATCTGAATTATATGGGTCACCGGAAACAACCTTGATTTTGGGAAGCAAATCGACCAATGATCTAACGGTTGTAGATTTCCCTGTTCCTCTATCTCCCATGATCATTACACCTCCAATTTTCGGATCAATCACATTTAGGAGGAGGCAAAGCTTCATCTCATCTTGTCCAACTATGGCAGAAAACGGATACACTGGCCTTTGGCTTTCTTTAGAAGCAATCCTCTGAGCCTGAATATGCTAAGTTTACAGATTTGTGGTGTTAccaaaacagaaagaaaaaaaatacagaaaCTGCAAATCAAGGGTAAGAATGAAATGAGCAAAAATGGCAATGTAAAACACTGACAAGGTTTAAACTTTAAACTTTCAAGGTATTAGACTAAAACATATTCTCCATTTGACATATCATCACTATCAAATTCCACACTAGTTGTGTAAGTTGAATATAGACTTAGATACAAAAACCCTATGTCTATACATAATTATGTCTTCAATCTGTACTTTTGCTAAAATCAATAACAGCTGTTCAATGACCTAGAAAACATAATCTGACAACAAAATTTGAACATATCTTACCTACCTGTTCAGTAGAGTTAATTTCAGTGGCAACACACAAAATTGAAAACTGAGAGCTTCCTTTAACGCCGTGAAATTCAATTCCACCACAAAATTTGCGCCCAAATACTTGCCCTGCAAAGCTACAACCATTCAATATTGCTGACAATTACAGTGCCAGAAACACCCATCTTTCAATTTCCATTTAAAACTCCCCGAGACAAAAAAGTTCATAGCTTTGACCCAAGTAATTACCAGATATGAAATGGGTTGGAAAAGGAGAAAATAAAGGTGAACTTGCTAAAACGATTTACCTTTGGTTAGGGAGAGAGAATGAATGGAAGGAGAAGAACGACGTCGTGAAGACAAGACCGCAATTGAAGAAGTGCCCAACGTGGACGCCATAACTTGTTTGCAGCTTCTTTCTTGTGTTGTGTGTTTTTCTTCACTTTCACACAATCACTCACAGAAGCTGGGCATGTGACCACGAGCATAAGGCAGATCATATTAAAAAGTGCACACAATAGTTATTTTGCTAATTACTAATgtgttttttacttttataaatctaaaatacaattaatattttttttaatttaaaatcaattttgattttttttttaaatggcaTTCGTTATAAAATAGGTAAAGTATTTCACTCGTATATAAATAACTTACTAGATAGTAATATATTCAATGAACAAATactatttcaatattttttttagttgatgttATTGTGAAAAATTCTTTGTTGGTGACCATTTTTGTTGTCTTTAGAATGGAGTATTTTTTATCTCAATGTCTTCAAAGTGCCATTGAtaag
It includes:
- the LOC101500023 gene encoding magnesium-chelatase subunit ChlI, chloroplastic isoform X1, which translates into the protein MASTLGTSSIAVLSSRRRSSPSIHSLSLTKGQVFGRKFCGGIEFHGVKGSSQFSILCVATEINSTEQHIQAQRIASKESQRPVYPFSAIVGQDEMKLCLLLNVIDPKIGGVMIMGDRGTGKSTTVRSLVDLLPKIKVVSGDPYNSDPEDPEFMGIEVRERVLKGEQLEVVFSKINMVDLPLGATEDRVCGTIDIEKALTEGVKAFEPGLLAKANRGILYVDEVNLLDDHLVDVLLDSAASGWNTVEREGISIAHPARFILIGSGNPEEGELRPQLLDRFGMHAQVGTVRDAELRVKIVEERGRFDKNPREFRDSYKAEQAKLQQQITAARSFLSSVSMDRELKVKISKVCAELNVDGLRGDIVTNRAAKALAALKGRDKVSAEDIAIVIPNCLRHRLRKDPLESIDSGLLVMEKFYEVFS
- the LOC101500985 gene encoding nudix hydrolase 15, mitochondrial — translated: MISILKTITTSLIPTKTSISKFKFKFMDSSFNATMGGSHQRLLSLAQHLRLYKPPPFPEDILEKSFEENGGKVVSQLGFPESATTIQNPDKFRPNKAAVLICLFEGDAGEFRVILTKRSSKLSTHSGEVALPGGKEEEGDKDDGDTAKREAREEIGLDPELVDVVTVLEPFLSKHLLRVVPVIGILHDKKAFKPVLNPAEVESLFDAPLEMFLKDENRSQEEREWMGEKYLIHFFDYDVEHKKYLIWGLTAGILIRAASIVYQRPPAFVEQNPKFKVPQAVSKDSSMT
- the LOC101500023 gene encoding magnesium-chelatase subunit ChlI, chloroplastic isoform X2, which gives rise to MASTLGTSSIAVLSSRRRSSPSIHSLSLTKGQVFGRKFCGGIEFHGVKGSSQFSILCVATEINSTEQAQRIASKESQRPVYPFSAIVGQDEMKLCLLLNVIDPKIGGVMIMGDRGTGKSTTVRSLVDLLPKIKVVSGDPYNSDPEDPEFMGIEVRERVLKGEQLEVVFSKINMVDLPLGATEDRVCGTIDIEKALTEGVKAFEPGLLAKANRGILYVDEVNLLDDHLVDVLLDSAASGWNTVEREGISIAHPARFILIGSGNPEEGELRPQLLDRFGMHAQVGTVRDAELRVKIVEERGRFDKNPREFRDSYKAEQAKLQQQITAARSFLSSVSMDRELKVKISKVCAELNVDGLRGDIVTNRAAKALAALKGRDKVSAEDIAIVIPNCLRHRLRKDPLESIDSGLLVMEKFYEVFS